Proteins co-encoded in one Aphelocoma coerulescens isolate FSJ_1873_10779 unplaced genomic scaffold, UR_Acoe_1.0 HiC_scaffold_332, whole genome shotgun sequence genomic window:
- the LOC138101543 gene encoding deaminated glutathione amidase-like has product MLRVTPRALLRCPPRAPRAPQSSSAAGSAMAASPCPAPCPGGVVAVAQVTSTADKEHNWQQCAALVRQAAARGARAVFLPEGFDFIGDSPQQSLALAEPLDGDIVGRYRQLARECDVWLSLGGFHERGHDWDSTGRIYNCHLLLDSSGRLVAAYRKLHLFDAEVPGGPALRESSFTNPGRELLPPVDTPVGKLGLAVCYDLRFPELAQALRGAGAQILTFPSAFTVPTGAAHWEVLLRARAIECQCYVVAAAQTGRHHAGRASFGHSLVADPWGTVVAQCQEGPGLCLAQLDLGYLERVRRELPVHGHRRGDVYGALGGTGAT; this is encoded by the exons TGCCATGGCGGCGTCCCCGTGCCCGGCGCCGTGCCCAGGGGGGGTGGTGGCGGTGGCGCAGGTGACATCGACGGCGGACAAGGAGCACAACTGGCAGCAGTGCGCGGCGCTGGTGCGGcaggcggcggcgcggggggcaCGGGCCGTGTTCCTGCCCGAGGGCTTCGACTTCATCGGGGACAgtccccagcagagcctggcgCTGGCAGAGCCCCTCGACGGGGACATCGTGGGGCGCTACCGGCAGCTGGCCAG GGAATGCGACGTGTGGCTCTCCCTCGGGGGCTTCCACGAGCGCGGCCACGACTGGGACAGCACCGGCCGCATCTACAACTGTCACCTCCTGCTGGACAGCTCCG GCCGGCTGGTGGCCGCCTACCGCAAGCTGCACCTGTTTGACGCAGAGGTGCCGGGGGGCCCGGCCCTGCGGGAGAGCTCCTTCACCAACCCCGGCCGGGAGCTGCTGCCGCCCGTCGACACCCCCGTGGGCAAG ctgGGCCTGGCCGTGTGCTATGACCTGCGCTTCCCGGagctggcccaggccctgcgcggggccggggcccaAATCCTGACCTTCCCCTCGGCCTTCACCGTCCCCACCGGAGCCGCGCACTGGGAG GTGCTGCTGCGTGCCCGTGCCATCGAGTGCCAGTGCTACGTGGTGGCCGCGGCTCAGACCGGCCGGCACCACGCGGGCCGGGCATCCTTCGGGCACTCGCTGGTGGCCGATCCCTGGGGGACGGTGGTGGCCCAGtgccaggaggggccggggctgtgcctggcccagctcgacCTGGGCTACCTGGAGAGGGTCCGCAGGGAGCTGCCGGTGCACGGGCACCGCCGCGGGGACGTCTACGGGGccctggggggcacgggggcaACGTGA